A window of the Scandinavium goeteborgense genome harbors these coding sequences:
- the tolB gene encoding Tol-Pal system beta propeller repeat protein TolB, with product MKQALRVAFGFLMLWAAVLHAEVRIEITQGVDSARPIGVAPFKWAGPGAAPEDIGGIVAADLRNSGKFNPLDRSRLPQQPGSAQEVQPAAWSALGIDAVVVGQVTPNPDGSYTVAYQLVDTGGAPGTVLAQNSYKVNKQWLRYAGHTASDEVFEKLTGIKGAFRTRIAYVVQTNGGQFPYELRVSDYDGYNQFVVHRSPQPLMSPAWSPDGSKLAYVTFESGRSALVIQTLANGAIRQVASFPQHNGAPTFSPDGSKLAFALSKTGSLNLYVMDLGSGQISQITNGRSNNTEPTWFPDSQNLAFTSDQAGRPQVYKVNVNGGTPQRISWEGSQNQDADVSTDGKFMVMVSSANGQQHIAKQDLAAGGVQVLSSTFLDETPSLAPNGTMVIYSSSQGMGSVLNLVSTDGRFKARLPATDGQVKFPAWSPYL from the coding sequence ATGAAGCAGGCATTACGAGTAGCATTTGGTTTTCTGATGCTGTGGGCAGCTGTGCTGCACGCAGAAGTACGTATCGAAATCACCCAAGGGGTGGATTCGGCACGCCCAATCGGCGTTGCGCCATTTAAATGGGCAGGCCCAGGTGCCGCCCCTGAAGATATCGGCGGCATTGTGGCTGCTGACTTGCGCAACAGCGGTAAATTCAACCCGCTTGATCGCTCTCGTCTGCCACAGCAGCCGGGTAGTGCACAGGAAGTTCAACCGGCGGCATGGTCTGCACTCGGCATTGACGCCGTTGTTGTAGGTCAGGTTACGCCTAACCCGGACGGCTCTTACACCGTTGCTTACCAGCTGGTGGATACCGGCGGTGCACCGGGTACCGTTCTGGCTCAGAACTCGTACAAAGTGAACAAGCAATGGCTGCGCTATGCAGGCCATACTGCCAGTGACGAAGTGTTCGAGAAGCTGACTGGCATTAAAGGTGCGTTCCGTACCCGTATCGCTTACGTGGTGCAGACCAACGGCGGCCAGTTCCCGTATGAGCTGCGCGTATCTGACTACGACGGTTACAACCAGTTTGTGGTTCACCGTTCTCCGCAGCCGTTGATGTCTCCGGCGTGGTCTCCGGATGGCTCTAAGCTTGCGTATGTCACCTTCGAAAGCGGTCGTTCAGCACTGGTTATTCAGACGCTGGCAAACGGCGCTATTCGTCAGGTTGCTTCGTTCCCACAGCACAACGGTGCGCCAACGTTCTCACCTGATGGTTCTAAACTGGCTTTCGCATTGTCGAAAACCGGCAGCCTGAACCTGTACGTGATGGATCTGGGCTCGGGTCAAATCAGCCAGATTACGAACGGTCGCAGCAACAATACCGAACCAACCTGGTTCCCGGACAGTCAGAACCTGGCCTTTACCTCTGACCAGGCCGGTCGTCCGCAGGTATATAAAGTTAATGTTAACGGTGGTACTCCGCAGCGTATTTCCTGGGAAGGTTCTCAGAACCAGGATGCTGACGTGAGCACTGACGGTAAATTCATGGTAATGGTGAGCTCGGCTAATGGCCAGCAGCACATTGCTAAACAAGATCTGGCAGCGGGTGGCGTACAGGTTCTGTCGTCAACGTTCCTGGATGAAACGCCAAGTCTGGCACCGAACGGCACAATGGTTATCTACAGCTCTTCTCAGGGGATGGGATCTGTGCTGAATCTGGTTTCTACAGATGGGCGTTTCAAGGCGCGTCTTCCGGCTACTGATGGACAGGTTAAATTCCCTGCCTGGTCGCCGTATCTGTAA
- the cpoB gene encoding cell division protein CpoB: MSSNFRHHLLSLSLLVGIAAPWAANAQAPISSVGSGSVEDRVTQLERISNAHSQLLTQLQQQLQDNQADIDSLRGQIQESQYQLNQAVDRQKQIQTQLDGMSSGATATPAQPAAGDQSGTATAATPAPAAGAAASGVPVQSGDANTDYNAAIALVKDSSRQDDAIAAFQNFIKKYPDSTYQPNANYWLGQLNYNKGKKDDAAYYFASVVKNYPKSPKAADAMFKVGVIMQDKGDTAKAKAVYQQVVTKYPGTEGAKQAQKRLSGL, translated from the coding sequence ATGAGCAGTAACTTCAGACATCATTTGTTGAGTCTGTCGTTACTGGTTGGCATAGCGGCCCCTTGGGCCGCTAATGCTCAGGCGCCAATCAGTAGTGTCGGCTCTGGCTCGGTCGAAGACCGCGTCACTCAACTCGAGCGTATTTCCAACGCTCATAGTCAACTTTTGACTCAACTCCAGCAGCAGCTCCAGGACAACCAGGCCGATATCGATTCCCTGCGTGGTCAAATCCAGGAAAGCCAATACCAGCTCAATCAAGCTGTCGATCGCCAAAAGCAGATCCAGACCCAGCTTGATGGGATGAGCAGCGGCGCTACGGCGACTCCAGCACAGCCAGCAGCGGGCGATCAGAGTGGGACTGCGACAGCAGCCACTCCAGCGCCAGCAGCAGGCGCTGCAGCGTCCGGTGTGCCGGTGCAAAGTGGTGATGCCAATACGGATTACAACGCGGCGATAGCGCTGGTAAAAGACAGCTCTCGTCAGGATGACGCGATTGCGGCATTCCAGAACTTCATCAAAAAATACCCTGATTCAACGTATCAGCCGAACGCCAATTACTGGCTCGGACAGTTGAATTACAACAAGGGTAAAAAAGATGATGCGGCGTATTATTTTGCCTCAGTGGTGAAAAATTACCCGAAATCCCCGAAAGCTGCAGACGCGATGTTTAAAGTCGGCGTCATCATGCAGGACAAAGGCGACACTGCGAAAGCCAAAGCGGTTTATCAGCAGGTGGTCACCAAATACCCAGGCACTGAAGGCGCTAAACAAGCGCAAAAACGCCTGAGTGGACTCTGA
- the ybgE gene encoding cyd operon protein YbgE, which produces MSKIIAMLYAVMDKGPLRALSLLMALVLAGCVIWDPSRFAAKTSELEIWHGFLIMWAVCAGVIHGVGFRPKAIHWQGIFCPLIADLVLLAGLFFFFA; this is translated from the coding sequence ATGAGTAAAATTATCGCGATGTTATATGCGGTAATGGATAAGGGTCCGTTACGGGCCCTTTCGTTACTGATGGCACTGGTATTGGCTGGGTGCGTTATCTGGGACCCGTCGCGCTTTGCGGCGAAAACCAGCGAGCTGGAAATCTGGCACGGCTTTCTGATCATGTGGGCGGTGTGTGCTGGCGTGATCCACGGCGTCGGTTTCCGCCCGAAGGCGATTCACTGGCAGGGGATTTTCTGCCCGCTGATTGCCGACCTTGTTCTCCTCGCCGGACTGTTTTTCTTCTTCGCCTGA
- the tolQ gene encoding Tol-Pal system protein TolQ, whose protein sequence is MTDMNILDLFLKASLLVKLIMFILIGFSIASWAIIIQRTRILNTATRDAEAFEDKFWSGIELSRLYQESQGRRDNLTGSEQIFYSGFKEFARLHRANSHAPEAVVEGASRAMRISMNRELENLENHIPFLGTVGSISPYIGLFGTVWGIMHAFIALGAVKQATLQMVAPGIAEALIATAIGLFAAIPAVMAYNRLNQRVNKLELNYDNFMEEFTAILHRQAFTSSESNKG, encoded by the coding sequence GTGACTGATATGAATATCCTTGATTTGTTCCTGAAGGCGAGCCTTCTGGTTAAACTTATCATGTTCATTTTGATTGGTTTTTCAATCGCGTCCTGGGCAATCATCATCCAGAGAACGCGCATCCTTAATACCGCCACACGCGATGCTGAAGCGTTTGAAGACAAGTTCTGGTCTGGGATTGAACTCTCTCGTCTGTATCAGGAGAGCCAGGGTCGTCGTGATAATTTGACCGGCTCGGAGCAAATCTTCTACAGCGGTTTCAAAGAGTTTGCGCGTTTGCATCGGGCGAACAGCCATGCGCCAGAAGCTGTCGTGGAAGGGGCGTCTCGTGCGATGCGTATCTCCATGAACCGCGAACTGGAAAACCTTGAAAACCACATTCCATTCCTTGGCACCGTCGGTTCCATCAGTCCGTATATCGGCCTGTTTGGTACGGTGTGGGGGATCATGCACGCCTTCATCGCGCTCGGCGCGGTAAAACAGGCGACGCTGCAGATGGTCGCACCGGGAATCGCAGAAGCACTGATCGCCACGGCGATTGGTCTGTTCGCGGCAATCCCGGCGGTAATGGCGTACAACCGCCTGAACCAGCGCGTGAATAAACTGGAGCTGAACTACGACAACTTTATGGAAGAGTTCACCGCGATTCTGCACCGTCAGGCGTTTACCAGCAGCGAAAGCAACAAGGGGTAA
- the nadA gene encoding quinolinate synthase NadA: MSVMFDPEAAIYPFPPKPVPLSADEKQFYREKIKRLLKEKDAVMVAHYYTDPEIQQLAEETGGCISDSLEMARFGARHSASTLLVAGVRFMGETAKILSPEKTILMPTLNAECSLDLGCPIEEFNKFCDAHPDRTVVVYANTSAAVKARADWVVTSSIAVELIEHLDSLGEKIIWAPDRHLGRYVQKQTGADVLCWQGACIVHDEFKTQALARMKALYPEAAILVHPESPQSIVDMADAVGSTSQLITAAKTLPNPQLIVATDRGIFYKMQQAVPEKELLEAPTAGEGATCRSCAHCPWMAMNGLKAIADGLEHGGAEHEIHVDAALRERALLPLNRMLDFAATLRS, from the coding sequence ATGAGCGTAATGTTTGATCCGGAAGCCGCAATTTATCCTTTCCCGCCGAAGCCCGTGCCACTCAGCGCGGATGAAAAGCAGTTTTATCGCGAAAAGATAAAGCGTCTTCTTAAAGAGAAAGATGCGGTCATGGTCGCGCACTACTATACCGACCCGGAAATCCAGCAACTGGCAGAGGAAACGGGCGGCTGTATTTCAGACTCTCTCGAAATGGCGCGTTTCGGCGCTCGACACTCGGCCTCCACGCTGCTGGTCGCAGGCGTGCGCTTCATGGGCGAAACGGCAAAAATCCTCAGCCCGGAAAAAACCATTCTGATGCCAACGCTGAATGCAGAATGCTCCCTCGATCTGGGCTGCCCGATTGAAGAATTCAATAAATTCTGTGATGCCCATCCGGATCGCACGGTAGTGGTGTACGCCAATACTTCAGCCGCGGTCAAAGCACGCGCTGACTGGGTGGTCACGTCGAGCATTGCTGTTGAACTGATTGAGCATCTGGACAGCCTCGGAGAGAAAATTATCTGGGCCCCGGATCGTCATCTGGGTCGCTACGTCCAAAAGCAGACCGGCGCAGACGTGCTTTGCTGGCAGGGCGCATGTATCGTGCATGACGAGTTTAAAACGCAGGCGCTGGCCCGCATGAAGGCGCTGTATCCCGAGGCGGCGATTCTGGTACATCCGGAGTCACCACAGTCGATTGTCGATATGGCCGACGCGGTAGGCTCAACCAGCCAACTGATTACGGCTGCGAAAACGTTGCCTAACCCACAGTTAATTGTCGCCACCGACCGTGGGATTTTCTACAAGATGCAGCAGGCGGTACCGGAGAAAGAACTGCTGGAAGCGCCAACGGCGGGAGAGGGCGCGACCTGTCGTAGCTGCGCGCATTGCCCGTGGATGGCAATGAACGGCCTGAAAGCCATCGCAGACGGCCTTGAACACGGTGGCGCTGAACATGAGATACATGTTGATGCCGCACTGCGAGAGCGTGCTTTGCTGCCGCTTAATCGGATGCTGGATTTTGCAGCTACACTACGTTCATAA
- the tolR gene encoding colicin uptake protein TolR: MARARRGRGRRELKSEINIVPLLDVLLVLLLIFMATAPIITQSVEVDLPDATESQAVSTNDDPPVIVEVSGIGQYSVNVGQDKMPQLPPEQVVAEAQRHLQENPKTVFLIGGAKDVPYDEIIKALNLLHSAGVKSVGLMTQPI, translated from the coding sequence ATGGCCAGAGCACGTCGTGGACGCGGACGTCGCGAGCTGAAGTCCGAAATTAACATCGTTCCGCTGCTTGATGTGTTACTGGTGCTGTTGCTGATCTTCATGGCGACAGCGCCGATCATTACGCAGAGCGTGGAAGTCGATCTTCCAGATGCAACAGAGTCTCAGGCCGTCAGCACCAATGACGATCCGCCGGTGATTGTGGAAGTCTCCGGAATCGGACAGTACAGCGTCAATGTGGGGCAGGATAAAATGCCACAATTGCCGCCAGAGCAGGTTGTCGCTGAAGCTCAGCGTCATCTGCAAGAAAATCCGAAAACCGTCTTCCTGATCGGTGGCGCGAAAGATGTGCCTTACGATGAAATCATTAAAGCGCTGAACCTGTTGCACAGCGCGGGTGTGAAATCAGTGGGTTTAATGACCCAGCCAATCTGA
- the tolA gene encoding cell envelope integrity protein TolA encodes MSKATEQQNEKLKRAIIVSVILHIILIALLIWSSFDEHIDASAGGGGGSSIDAVMVDPGAVVQNYNRQQNQQASARRAEEQREKQAQQQTEEMREKQAAEQERLKQLEQDRLKAQEEASKQADAQKQAEESTKKAQEQQKQAEEAAVKAAALAKAKADSQAKVAAEAAKKAAADAQKKAEAEATKAAADAQKKAEAEAAKKAQQDAEKKATADAAKKAAAAEKAAAAKAAAAEKAAADKAAADKAAAAEKAAEKAAAKAAAAKAAAAKKAAESKDASGVDDLLGDLSSGKNAPKTGGGAKGAGQPSKDSGTSGANGGATGADVSAYAAQISKAIQSRLYDASLYAGQKCDLHINLAPDGTLKSITPAGGDPALCQAALTAAKTATIPKPPSQAVYEKIKNATLAFKL; translated from the coding sequence GTGTCAAAGGCAACCGAGCAACAAAACGAAAAGCTTAAACGCGCGATCATCGTTTCAGTCATTCTGCATATCATTCTGATTGCACTGCTGATTTGGAGTTCGTTCGATGAGCACATAGATGCTTCGGCAGGCGGAGGCGGTGGCTCGTCTATTGACGCGGTGATGGTCGATCCAGGTGCGGTCGTTCAGAACTATAATCGTCAACAGAATCAGCAGGCCAGCGCGCGTCGTGCCGAAGAGCAGCGTGAAAAACAGGCGCAGCAGCAGACGGAAGAGATGCGTGAAAAGCAGGCCGCCGAGCAGGAGCGTCTGAAACAGCTCGAACAAGACCGTCTGAAGGCACAGGAAGAAGCCAGTAAGCAGGCCGATGCGCAGAAGCAGGCTGAAGAGTCTACGAAGAAAGCGCAAGAGCAGCAGAAACAGGCGGAAGAAGCTGCAGTGAAAGCCGCTGCATTGGCGAAAGCCAAAGCGGATTCACAGGCAAAAGTTGCAGCAGAAGCCGCGAAGAAAGCCGCTGCTGATGCCCAGAAAAAAGCCGAAGCAGAAGCGACTAAAGCCGCTGCGGATGCACAGAAAAAAGCAGAAGCCGAGGCGGCGAAGAAAGCTCAGCAAGACGCGGAGAAGAAAGCCACCGCGGATGCCGCGAAGAAAGCCGCTGCCGCTGAAAAAGCTGCTGCGGCGAAAGCAGCCGCTGCAGAGAAAGCCGCCGCCGATAAAGCGGCTGCAGACAAAGCTGCCGCTGCTGAGAAAGCAGCAGAAAAGGCTGCCGCCAAAGCCGCTGCGGCTAAAGCTGCCGCAGCAAAGAAAGCAGCTGAATCAAAAGATGCTTCTGGTGTTGACGACCTGCTGGGCGATCTCAGTTCAGGTAAGAATGCACCGAAAACCGGTGGTGGGGCGAAAGGTGCCGGGCAACCTTCGAAGGATAGTGGTACTAGTGGTGCTAATGGCGGGGCGACAGGCGCTGATGTAAGCGCTTATGCTGCTCAAATTAGTAAAGCTATTCAAAGCAGGCTTTATGATGCAAGCCTATATGCTGGTCAGAAATGTGATCTGCACATTAACCTTGCGCCAGACGGCACATTAAAAAGCATTACGCCTGCTGGAGGAGATCCTGCTCTTTGTCAGGCGGCATTAACAGCGGCTAAAACCGCAACAATTCCTAAACCGCCGAGTCAGGCTGTTTATGAAAAAATTAAGAATGCCACACTGGCCTTCAAATTGTGA
- the cydA gene encoding cytochrome ubiquinol oxidase subunit I, whose protein sequence is MLDIVELSRLQFALTAMYHFLFVPLTLGMAFLLAIMETVYVLSGKQIYKDMTKFWGKLFGINFALGVATGLTMEFQFGTNWSYYSHYVGDIFGAPLAIEGLMAFFLESTFVGLFFFGWDRLGKVQHMAVTWLVALGSNMSALWILVANGWMQNPVASDFNFETMRMEMVSFSELILNPVAQVKFVHTVASGYVCGAMFILGISSYYMLRNRDFPFAKRSFAIAASFGMAAILSVIVLGDESGYEMGDVQKTKLAAIEAEWETQPAPASFTLFGIPDQDAQENHFAIQIPYALGIIATRSVDKQVTGLKDLLVQHEERIRNGMKAYSLLEQLRSGSKDQTVRDEFNSVKKDLGYGLLLKRYTPNVSDATEAQIQLATKDSIPRVAPLYFAFRIMVGCGIIMLLIIAASFWSVVRNRIGQKKWLLRTALYGIPLPWIAIESGWFVAEYGRQPWAVGEVLPTAVANSSLTTGDVLFSMLLICGLYTVFLVAEMFLMFKFARLGPSSLKTGRYHFEQTPASTQPAR, encoded by the coding sequence ATGTTAGATATAGTCGAACTGTCGCGCTTACAGTTTGCCTTGACCGCGATGTACCACTTCCTATTTGTGCCACTGACGCTCGGTATGGCGTTCCTGCTGGCCATTATGGAAACGGTTTACGTCCTTTCCGGCAAACAGATTTATAAAGATATGACCAAGTTCTGGGGCAAGTTGTTTGGTATCAACTTTGCACTCGGCGTGGCTACCGGTCTGACCATGGAGTTCCAGTTCGGGACTAACTGGTCTTACTATTCTCACTATGTGGGCGATATCTTCGGTGCGCCGCTGGCCATTGAAGGTCTGATGGCCTTCTTCCTCGAATCCACCTTTGTAGGTCTGTTCTTCTTCGGTTGGGACCGTCTGGGCAAAGTCCAGCATATGGCGGTGACATGGCTCGTTGCGCTGGGTTCAAACATGTCCGCGCTGTGGATCCTCGTCGCGAACGGCTGGATGCAAAACCCCGTCGCCTCCGACTTCAACTTTGAAACCATGCGCATGGAAATGGTGAGCTTCTCTGAGCTTATCCTGAACCCTGTAGCACAGGTGAAATTCGTTCACACCGTGGCATCTGGCTACGTTTGTGGCGCAATGTTCATCCTGGGTATCAGCTCCTACTATATGCTGCGTAACCGCGACTTCCCGTTCGCCAAGCGCTCTTTCGCCATTGCGGCGAGCTTCGGTATGGCGGCTATCCTCTCCGTTATCGTGCTGGGTGATGAATCCGGTTACGAAATGGGTGACGTGCAGAAAACCAAACTGGCCGCTATTGAAGCCGAATGGGAAACGCAGCCGGCTCCGGCGTCGTTTACGCTGTTTGGTATTCCGGACCAGGATGCACAGGAAAACCACTTCGCCATTCAAATTCCTTACGCGCTCGGCATCATCGCTACCCGCTCGGTCGATAAACAGGTTACTGGCCTGAAAGACCTGTTGGTGCAGCATGAAGAGCGTATCCGTAACGGGATGAAAGCGTATTCTCTGCTTGAGCAGCTGCGTTCTGGTTCTAAAGATCAGACCGTTCGCGATGAGTTCAACAGCGTGAAAAAAGACCTGGGTTACGGTCTGTTGTTGAAACGCTATACCCCGAACGTCTCTGACGCGACGGAAGCACAGATTCAGCTGGCGACCAAAGACTCGATTCCTCGCGTTGCGCCACTGTACTTCGCCTTCCGTATCATGGTTGGCTGCGGCATCATTATGCTGCTGATTATCGCTGCGTCCTTCTGGTCTGTGGTTCGTAACCGTATCGGTCAGAAAAAATGGCTGCTGCGCACCGCGCTGTACGGGATCCCGCTGCCATGGATTGCTATCGAATCCGGTTGGTTCGTGGCGGAATATGGCCGTCAGCCTTGGGCTGTCGGTGAAGTTCTGCCCACCGCTGTGGCGAACTCATCCCTGACGACCGGCGATGTGCTTTTCTCGATGCTGCTTATCTGTGGTCTGTACACCGTGTTCCTGGTGGCTGAAATGTTCCTGATGTTCAAGTTTGCACGTCTGGGACCAAGCAGCCTGAAAACCGGTCGTTACCACTTTGAGCAGACCCCAGCGTCTACTCAGCCGGCACGCTAA
- the cydB gene encoding cytochrome d ubiquinol oxidase subunit II: protein MFDYEVLRFIWWLLVGVLLIGFAVADGFDMGVGMLTRFLGRNDTERRIMINSIAPHWDGNQVWLITAGGALFAAWPMVYAAAFSGFYVAMILVLASLFFRPIGFDYRSKIEDKRWRNTWDWGIFIGSFVPPLVIGVAFGNLLQGVPFHLDEYMRLYYTGNFFQLLNPFGLLAGIVSVAMILTQGATYLQMRTVGELHLRARATSQVAALVTLVCFALAGVWVMYGIDGYVVKSALDHTAPSNPLTKEVAREAGAWLVNFNNTPILWAIPALGVVLPLLTVAMSRMEKGAWAFIFSSLTLACIILTAGVAMFPFIMPSSTMLNASMTMWDATSSQLTLNVMTYAAMVFVPIILLYTTWCYWKMFGRITKEDIERNTHSLY from the coding sequence ATGTTCGATTATGAAGTATTGCGTTTTATCTGGTGGCTGCTGGTTGGCGTTCTGCTGATCGGTTTTGCAGTCGCCGACGGTTTCGACATGGGGGTGGGCATGCTCACCCGTTTCCTCGGTCGTAACGACACCGAACGTCGAATCATGATCAACTCCATCGCCCCGCACTGGGACGGTAACCAGGTGTGGCTGATCACCGCAGGCGGCGCGCTGTTTGCCGCCTGGCCGATGGTCTATGCCGCGGCGTTCTCTGGTTTCTACGTGGCGATGATTCTGGTGCTGGCATCCTTGTTCTTCCGTCCGATCGGTTTTGATTACCGCTCTAAGATTGAAGACAAACGCTGGCGCAACACGTGGGACTGGGGCATCTTCATCGGTAGCTTCGTTCCACCGCTGGTGATTGGCGTGGCATTCGGTAACCTGCTGCAAGGCGTACCGTTCCACCTCGATGAGTACATGCGTCTTTACTACACCGGCAATTTCTTCCAGCTGCTGAACCCGTTTGGTCTGCTGGCCGGTATTGTTAGCGTGGCGATGATCCTGACTCAGGGCGCGACCTACCTGCAAATGCGTACCGTTGGCGAGCTGCACCTGCGTGCTCGTGCGACCTCGCAGGTTGCGGCACTGGTGACGCTGGTGTGCTTCGCACTGGCAGGCGTTTGGGTGATGTACGGTATTGATGGCTACGTGGTGAAATCCGCGCTGGACCATACTGCACCGTCTAACCCGTTGACCAAAGAAGTGGCACGTGAAGCAGGCGCATGGCTGGTGAACTTTAATAACACACCGATTCTGTGGGCAATCCCTGCACTGGGTGTGGTTCTGCCGCTGCTGACTGTTGCTATGTCACGCATGGAGAAAGGCGCCTGGGCGTTTATCTTCTCTTCACTGACTCTGGCATGCATCATCCTGACTGCCGGTGTGGCTATGTTCCCGTTCATCATGCCTTCCAGCACTATGCTGAATGCAAGTATGACCATGTGGGATGCCACTTCCAGCCAGTTGACGCTGAACGTGATGACTTACGCGGCCATGGTGTTCGTTCCGATTATCCTGCTCTACACCACCTGGTGTTACTGGAAGATGTTCGGTCGTATCACCAAAGAAGACATTGAACGCAATACCCATTCTCTGTACTAA
- the pal gene encoding peptidoglycan-associated lipoprotein Pal, with amino-acid sequence MQLNKVLKGLMIALPVMAIAACSSNKNASNDQSGEGLTGAGTGMDANGQGNMSSEEQARLQMQQLQQNNIVYFDLDKYDIRSDFAAMLDAHANFLRSNPSYKVTVEGHADERGTPEYNIALGERRANAVKMYLQGKGVSADQISIVSYGKEKPAVLGHDDAAYSKNRRAVLVY; translated from the coding sequence ATGCAACTGAACAAAGTGCTGAAAGGACTGATGATCGCTCTGCCAGTTATGGCTATCGCAGCGTGTTCTTCCAATAAGAATGCAAGCAACGATCAGAGCGGCGAAGGCTTGACTGGTGCCGGCACTGGTATGGACGCTAACGGTCAAGGCAACATGTCTTCCGAAGAGCAGGCTCGTCTGCAGATGCAGCAGCTGCAGCAGAATAACATCGTTTACTTCGATCTCGACAAGTACGATATCCGTTCTGACTTCGCTGCGATGCTGGATGCGCACGCTAACTTCCTGCGTAGCAACCCATCTTACAAAGTCACCGTAGAAGGTCATGCTGACGAACGTGGTACTCCTGAGTACAACATCGCCCTGGGCGAACGTCGTGCAAACGCTGTTAAAATGTACCTGCAGGGTAAAGGCGTTTCAGCTGATCAGATCTCCATCGTTTCTTACGGTAAAGAAAAACCTGCAGTACTGGGTCACGACGACGCGGCTTACTCCAAAAACCGTCGTGCAGTACTGGTTTACTAA
- the ybgC gene encoding tol-pal system-associated acyl-CoA thioesterase, with protein sequence MSQYIFRWPVRVYYEDTDAGGVVYHASYVAFYERARTEMLRHHHFSQQVLLAERVAFVVRKMTLEYFAAARLDDMLEVQTEITAMRGTSLVFTQRIVNAENKVLNEAEVLIVCVDPLLMKPRALPKSIVAEFKQ encoded by the coding sequence ATGAGTCAGTATATATTTCGATGGCCGGTTCGTGTCTATTATGAAGACACCGATGCCGGTGGTGTGGTTTACCACGCCAGCTACGTCGCTTTTTATGAAAGAGCACGCACTGAGATGCTGCGCCACCATCACTTTAGCCAGCAGGTTCTGTTGGCTGAACGCGTTGCCTTTGTGGTGCGCAAGATGACGCTGGAGTATTTCGCCGCTGCCAGACTCGATGACATGCTCGAAGTCCAAACGGAAATTACAGCGATGCGGGGCACCTCTCTGGTGTTCACGCAGCGGATTGTCAATGCAGAAAACAAGGTACTCAACGAAGCTGAAGTCCTGATTGTCTGTGTTGATCCACTCTTAATGAAGCCTCGTGCGCTTCCCAAGTCTATTGTCGCGGAGTTTAAGCAGTGA
- the cydX gene encoding cytochrome bd-I oxidase subunit CydX — MWYFAWILGTLLACAFGVITALALEHIESGQQEDH, encoded by the coding sequence ATGTGGTACTTCGCATGGATTCTGGGAACGCTGCTTGCTTGTGCATTTGGTGTGATCACCGCACTGGCGCTCGAGCACATTGAGTCTGGACAACAAGAAGATCATTAA